Below is a genomic region from Candidatus Methylomirabilota bacterium.
CGCCGGAAGACGCCCCGCCATGGAAGGGACACCCGCGGTGATCTCACTCAAGCTGGTGGGGGGGCCCGGGGGAGGAGCGGCAGCCGGCGCTCCCCCCCGGATCCGGTAGAACCATGATTCTCGTGCTCGACAACTACGACTCTTTCACCTACAACCTGGTCCAGTACCTGGGCGAGTTGGGCGCCACGATGCGCGTGGCGCGCAACGACAAGATCACGGTCGAGGAGATCGAGCGCCTGGAGCCCGAGGGCATCGTGATCTCGCCGGGTCCCGGCAACCCGGACGGCGCCGGCATCTCGCTGGCGCTCATCCGCCGCTTCCACGAGACCACCCCGATCCTGGGCGTCTGCCTCGGGCACCAGGCCATCGGCCAGGCCTTCGGTGGAACGGTCAGCCGGGCCCGCAAGCAGATGCACGGCAAGATCTCGCGCATTCACCACGACACGCGCGGCGTCTTCGCCGCGCTGCCGCAGGACTTCGAGGCGACGCGCTATCACTCCCTCGTCGTGCTGGACCAGCGCTTCCCGGCTCTCCTGGAAGTCTCGGCGCGCGCGGAGGACGGCGAGATCATGGGCCTGCGCCACCGGCGCTTCCCCGTCGAGGGCGTCCAGTTCCACCCCGAGTCCATTCTGACCGGACAGGGCAAGGCGCTCCTGCGGAACTTTCTCGGGCTCACGCGCTCTGCGGCGGTCGCGTGATGGGCGCGGCGGACCCTCCAAGTCGTTCGTCCTCCCCCGGCGAGCTCGAGCTCATCAGGCTCATCCGCCGGACCGTCGAACGTAGTCCGGCCGAGCGTGTAGAGACCGGCATCGGCGACGACACGGCGGTGCTGCTGCCCCAGCCGGGCGCGCGTCTCCTCGCGACCACGGATCTCATCATCGAGGACGTCCACTTTCGCCGCGCCTGGGCTTCGCCCTTCGACATCGGCTGGAAGGCCATGGCCGTCAACCTCTCGGATATCGCAGGCAAGGGCGGCCGCCCGCTCTGGGCGCTCGTCGGGCTGGCGCTCCCCGCCCCCGCCGACCCCGCGGAGGTCGAGGCGCTGTACGAGGGCATGAGGCGGGCCGCGGCGCCCCACGGCGTCGCGATCGTCGGCGGTGACACTTCCGTATCTCCCAGGGGCTGGTTCGTCGACGTCACCCTGTTGGGGGAGCACCTGGGCGTCCCGAGGCTCCGCTCCGCGGCCAAGCCGGGGGACGCCGTGGCGGTGACCGGCACGCTTGGACGGTCGGCCGCCGGGCTGGCTGCGCTCGAAGCGGGACGCGCTCGGCTCGGCACCGTGCGGCCGGAAACGATCGAGGTCGTCACCGCGGCGCACCTCCGTCCCACGGCGCGGGTCGCCGAGGGGCGCTGGTTCGGCGCCGCCGCAGGCGTGCATGCCATGATGGACTGCTCTGACGGCCTCGCCACAGACCTCGGCCACATCTGCCGCGAGAGCCGCGTCGGCGCTCGCGTCGAGCTCGACCGCCTGCCGGTGGATCCCGCCGCGCGCGAAGTCGCGGGCGCCCTCGGTACCGACGCGCTCTCGTGGGCGACCTCAGGCGGCGAGGACTTCGAGCTCCTCCTGACCTGCGACCCGGCGTCCGTGGACGCGCTCCGCGACGGCCTCGGCCGGGCCACGGGCACGGCGCTCACCGTGGTCGGCGAGATCGAGACCCTCAACGCGCTCGAGGCGGGAGTGACCTTCCTCGGCGCCGGCGGCCTGCGCGTCGCGATACCCGCTGGGTACGAGCACTTCAGTGGATAGCCTGACCGGCCTCGAGCTCGCTGGCCTGGGTGTTCTCGTGCTCCTCTCCGCCCTCCTCACCGGCGCTGAGGCGGCCTATTTCTCGCTCGGGCGCGCGCGGCTCAAGCGGCTGGCCGAGGAGCAGGGCCCTGCAGAGGGCCCGCTCGTGCCGCTCCTCACGCGCCCTCACGAGCTTCTCGTCACGCTCCTGGTCGGCATCACCCTCGTCAACATCGCCGCCTCGGCGCTCGCCGCGACGATGGCCGCCAAGCTCTTCGGCCCCGCGGGCCTGGCCGTCGCCATCGGCGCGATGACGGTGCTCCTCGTGGTCTTCGGCGAGGTCCTGCCGATGACGCTCGCCGTCGAGCGCCCGGAGCGATACTCCGCGTGGGTCAGCCGGCCTGTCGCCTGGCTGTCGGCTCTGCTCTGGCCGGTGCGCGCCATATTGAACGGGCTCACCACCGTAACGTTGCGCTTCGTCGGATCGGAGCGGAAGCAGGGCGAACCCGAGATCTCGGAGGCCGAGCTGCGCACACTCGTGGACGTGGGCGCCCGCGAGGGCGTAGTGGACCGCACCGAGCGCGAGATGATCCACAAGGTCTTCGAGCTCGAGGACACGCTGGTGCGCGAGGTCATGGTGCCGAGGCCAGACATGTTCTGCCTGGACGTGGCGACTCCGCCCGCCGAGATCCTTCGCCTCCTGCGCGACCAGCTGCACTCGCGCGTGCCGGTCTTCGAGGAGACGGTGGACCAGATCGTCGGCGTCCTCTACACCAAGGACCTCCTGCCCTACCTGCGCGGCCTTCCCGGGGACTTCGACCAGCGCAGGCACTTGCACCCGCCCTACTTCGTGCCAGAGTCCAAGCGCGCCGACGCGCTGCTGCGCGAGTTCCAGGCCAAGAAGCTCCACCTGGCCATCGTCGTGGACGAGTATGGCGGCACGGCCGGCCTCGTCACGCTCGAGGACCTGCTCGAGGAGCTGGTGGGCGAGATCCGCGACGAGTTCGACGAGGAGGAGCGGCTCATTCAGAAGGTGGACGCCGCGACCTACCGTGTCTCGGGCAAGCTGCCCATCGACGAGCTCAATGCCGCCACGGGCCTGAACCTGCCCAATGAATCCTTCGACACGGTAGGCGGCTGGGTGCTCGACCTCTTTGGCCGCGTGCCCCACAGGGGCGAGAAGGCGCAGACCGTCGAGGTGAGCGTGGCCGTCGAGAAGGTCCAGCGTACCCGGGTGGTCGAGGTGCTGGTGAAGCTCAACCGCCGCTCCGGCGGGAGCCGCGCGGCATGATCTATTTCTGGGCCATCGGCTTAGCGGTGCTCGTGACGGCGCTGCTCTCCGCGGCCGAGATGGCCTTCATCGCGGCGAACCGGGTGCGGATGCGCCATTTGGCCGAGACCGGCGACGCCACGGCGGCGCGCTACCTCGAAGCGTTCCGCCATCCGGAGCGTATGCTGTCAACGGCCATGATGGGCGTCACCGTCGCCCACATCGCGGCGTCCTCCCTCGCCACCTGGGCCCTCATTCCCGTGGCGGGCGGCTGGGCAGCCTTCCTCGTCACGGTGACCCTCGTGCCGGTCATGCTGATCTTTGGCGAGGTCATCCCGAAAACCGCGGCGCGCGAGTGGGCCACGGCCCTGATTCGGCGCCTCTTCCCGGTGCTCGAGATGGCGACCGTGGTACTGGCGCCGGTGACCTGGGGGGCGAGGGCGCTGGTCGGCGGGGCGCTCCAGACGGTCGGCCTGCGCAGCGCGACCACTCGGCAGTTCGTCTCCCGCGAAGAGCTCAAGCTCCTCCTGCAGCTCGAGCCCACGGAGGCCGACGTCACCTCGTCCGAGGCCGAGATGATCGACAAGATCTTCGACCTGGGCGACACGGCGGTGCGGGAGATCATGGTGCCGCTCGTCGACGTGGCCGCCCTGCCAGAGGACGCCACCCCCGACGACGCGATCCGCCTCATTCAGGAGCGCGGTTTCTCGCGCATCCCCGTCTACGCCGACCGCGAGCTCAACGTCGTGGGCGTTGTCACGGCGATGGATCTCCTGCGGCGCGGGGCGGAGGCCCCCGATCTCAAGACGTTGATGCGGCCGGCGACGTACGCGCCGGAGACGAAGCGGATCGACGAGCTCTTGACCGAGATGCAGAAGGGACGGGTCCAGCTCGCGGTCGTGGTGGACGAGTACGGCGGAGCCGTCGGCATCGTGACGGTGGAGGACATCGTCGAGCAGATCGTGGGCGAGATCCAGGACGAGCATGATCGGACGCCGGCCATGGCGGAACGGCTGCCGGATGGCAGCTATCGCGTGTCCGGGCGGGAGCGGGTCGAGGAGCTCAACGATGCCCTCGACTGGAGCCTGCCGACGGGCGACTTCGAGACGGTGGCGGGGCTCGTCCTGGCAACGGTGCACCGCCTCC
It encodes:
- a CDS encoding aminodeoxychorismate/anthranilate synthase component II encodes the protein MILVLDNYDSFTYNLVQYLGELGATMRVARNDKITVEEIERLEPEGIVISPGPGNPDGAGISLALIRRFHETTPILGVCLGHQAIGQAFGGTVSRARKQMHGKISRIHHDTRGVFAALPQDFEATRYHSLVVLDQRFPALLEVSARAEDGEIMGLRHRRFPVEGVQFHPESILTGQGKALLRNFLGLTRSAAVA
- the thiL gene encoding thiamine-phosphate kinase, yielding MGAADPPSRSSSPGELELIRLIRRTVERSPAERVETGIGDDTAVLLPQPGARLLATTDLIIEDVHFRRAWASPFDIGWKAMAVNLSDIAGKGGRPLWALVGLALPAPADPAEVEALYEGMRRAAAPHGVAIVGGDTSVSPRGWFVDVTLLGEHLGVPRLRSAAKPGDAVAVTGTLGRSAAGLAALEAGRARLGTVRPETIEVVTAAHLRPTARVAEGRWFGAAAGVHAMMDCSDGLATDLGHICRESRVGARVELDRLPVDPAAREVAGALGTDALSWATSGGEDFELLLTCDPASVDALRDGLGRATGTALTVVGEIETLNALEAGVTFLGAGGLRVAIPAGYEHFSG
- a CDS encoding hemolysin family protein, with protein sequence MDSLTGLELAGLGVLVLLSALLTGAEAAYFSLGRARLKRLAEEQGPAEGPLVPLLTRPHELLVTLLVGITLVNIAASALAATMAAKLFGPAGLAVAIGAMTVLLVVFGEVLPMTLAVERPERYSAWVSRPVAWLSALLWPVRAILNGLTTVTLRFVGSERKQGEPEISEAELRTLVDVGAREGVVDRTEREMIHKVFELEDTLVREVMVPRPDMFCLDVATPPAEILRLLRDQLHSRVPVFEETVDQIVGVLYTKDLLPYLRGLPGDFDQRRHLHPPYFVPESKRADALLREFQAKKLHLAIVVDEYGGTAGLVTLEDLLEELVGEIRDEFDEEERLIQKVDAATYRVSGKLPIDELNAATGLNLPNESFDTVGGWVLDLFGRVPHRGEKAQTVEVSVAVEKVQRTRVVEVLVKLNRRSGGSRAA
- a CDS encoding hemolysin family protein: MIYFWAIGLAVLVTALLSAAEMAFIAANRVRMRHLAETGDATAARYLEAFRHPERMLSTAMMGVTVAHIAASSLATWALIPVAGGWAAFLVTVTLVPVMLIFGEVIPKTAAREWATALIRRLFPVLEMATVVLAPVTWGARALVGGALQTVGLRSATTRQFVSREELKLLLQLEPTEADVTSSEAEMIDKIFDLGDTAVREIMVPLVDVAALPEDATPDDAIRLIQERGFSRIPVYADRELNVVGVVTAMDLLRRGAEAPDLKTLMRPATYAPETKRIDELLTEMQKGRVQLAVVVDEYGGAVGIVTVEDIVEQIVGEIQDEHDRTPAMAERLPDGSYRVSGRERVEELNDALDWSLPTGDFETVAGLVLATVHRLPLVGEEFQVGRHTFTVLEADPRRILTVRITPPAPP